The sequence CTTCGTGCCCACGCAGGCGGTAAAGACGCACGACGCCAGGACCACCAGCATCAAAATGCACGCACGAATCCCCGAAGCCGAGCGCATAGCCTACTTCTTCCCTTTCAGGTACTTGAGCGCATCCGGGTCGCCCGGGCGTATCTTCAGCAGTTTCTTGTACGCCTTGATGGCTTCGGTCTTGTTCCCGAGCGCGGCATGAATCGCCGCCAGATGCTCAAGGTAGTCCTTGTCGCCATCGAACATCTTCGCGTCAATCTTCAACATGAGATCGAGCGCTTCCTGGTACTTGCCCAGCCTGTAAAGCCCCCACGCCTTCGAATCCCTGATGGCATCGGGCGCCTTGCCCGGCGCGAACGACGAGAGAGCCCTGTTCACAAGCGCAAGGCCCTTTTCCACGTCACCGGGTTTACGGTTCAGGTTCAAGAGCGTGTAGCCGTAGTAGTTGAACACCGAGGCGGAATCCAGTTCACCCAGCAGCGGGGACTTCACGATATACTCGAACATAGCGAAACTTTCGTCAATGCGGTTCAGGCGTTCCAGGTTCATCGCCATCTCGTAGCGCACCTGAATGTTCAGCGAATCCTCGGCGATCACGCTTTCCCAGAAGAGTTCCGCCTTCATGCGCAGCTCGCGGGCCTTCGCCATCTTGAGCGAATCCTTCGCAAAATGCTTCTCGACGTTTACCGCCTCGAGCAGGAGGACATCGGCATACGCGCGCTGGAAACTCTGATACTTCGCCGCAGCGCGCGCCTTGATGACCGCCATCTGGGCCGAATCCGCAATCGCCTCCATCGGACGCCAGCGGCTCCACACTTCAAGCATGGAATCCAGAAGCGCATAGGCCTTCTCGTACTTCTTCGCGGTCCCGAGCGCAATCGCGAGGAACACCTTGCCTTCGCCCGAAAGCAGGGAATCAGCACGTTGCGCATACATCACCGCAAGTTCGGGATTGTTCTTGCCGAAGGCCATCGCGGAAAGGTTCCTGCAGGCCTGCGCGCCATAAGTGCGGTCACGGGAGAGCTTCAGGTGCACGCCTTCCAGGTGCACCCAAGCGCTGTCGACTTCGCCTTCCATGTGCTCGAGGATTCCCAGGTGGTACTGGAGTTCCGGCACCCGCACGCCGTCGGTATAATATTTCTTCTTGAGGAACTTCAGCGTTTCCTCTTTCGGGGAATTCGCATAAGAAAGCAAAGCCAGTTCAATAATCACGGCATCGTCGTCGAGGGACGACGTGATGGTATCCGCAATCGCGCGCACTTCGGCGAAGCGCTTCTGCATCACCAGCACCTGCACCATCTTCGCAAGCTTATCCTTCTGGCCGGTAGCCTCGTGCGCACGCCCGAACAAATCGACCAGCGCGGAATCGCGCCTGAGTTCCGCGAGCAGGTTCACCTGACGGCCAAGCAGCGACTGGATGTAGTTCGTCTGCGGGAGCAACAGGTCGTAAATGCGCACCAGTTCCTTCTTGTCCTGCACGGCCTCGAGGAACAGGCTGTAGTCGTACATGAGTTTCATGTCCTGGTATTTCGAAGAATCCAGGGCGAGCACAAAATACTTGCGCGTAGAATCGGCGATACCCGCCTTCAAATAGAGGTGCGCCATCGTCTCGAACTGCGAGACGGTCTTTTTGCCCTTCAGGTTGTTCGCCACCTTCGCGATGGAGAACGCGACGGAATCAGCCCCGACAGCGAGCATCTTCTGCGCCACCTTGAACGAAAGGAAACGGCTGCGCGGGTCATAACGCCACGCGAGCATCCACATGGAATCGGCCTCGTGCTGGAGTCCGCGCATTTCCATGTCCATAGCCTGTATAAAAGCGGCATGAGCCGTATCGAGGTTGCCTTCGGCCACTCCCTGGTATTCAGAATTTCCGGCAAGTTCCGGAACTTCGGCCGGAGCTGCGTCTACGTTCTTCTTCGCAGGCGCAGAGCTGCACGCCACAATCGTGGCGCAAAGGGCAGCACAAAGCGCGGCAAACAACCTCATAAAAATCAATCCGCTACGATGAAGTCGATCTTGGTATCGGGCTTGAGGTAATCACCTTCCTTCGGCGCGGTCTCAAGCACCGTTCCCGACATTTCGCCATTCTCGCCCTTCACGCGCTTGATCTTGCCGACGCGGAATCCGAGCTGTTCGAGTTTCTGGTAGACGTTGTCTATCATCTCGCCCTCGAACGAAGGCAGCATGACCTTGCCCGTCGTGGCGCCGGCGGATATCACGACCTTGACCGTGTCACCCAGGCGAACCTTGTTGCCCGCCATCGGGTCCGTACGGATGACGACACCGCGCGGGATGCTCGCGTGAGCGCCCTTCACGATTTCGCCCTGCACGAGGCCGGCACGGGTAAGCGAGATTTCGGCCTGCTTCTGGCTCTTGCCGCGCAGGTCCGGAATTTCCACTTCGCGGATGCCGAGGCTCTTCGTGAGCTTCACGGTGCGCCCGAGCTTCGCGATGCGGCCGGCGGCAGGCATCTGCACGAGCACCATGCCCGCGGGCACCTGCGAATTGTAGCGGCCCTCTTCGAGCCATTCGTACTTGAATCCGGC is a genomic window of Fibrobacter sp. containing:
- a CDS encoding PASTA domain-containing protein yields the protein MDKVKSFLKKLLHWLKSSVIVKAIIVWVIGLVILAIVVDKIVLPIFAGSFTSTGEVPALEGLSAEAAQAKLDSAGFKYEWLEEGRYNSQVPAGMVLVQMPAAGRIAKLGRTVKLTKSLGIREVEIPDLRGKSQKQAEISLTRAGLVQGEIVKGAHASIPRGVVIRTDPMAGNKVRLGDTVKVVISAGATTGKVMLPSFEGEMIDNVYQKLEQLGFRVGKIKRVKGENGEMSGTVLETAPKEGDYLKPDTKIDFIVAD